In Nicotiana tabacum cultivar K326 chromosome 2, ASM71507v2, whole genome shotgun sequence, the following proteins share a genomic window:
- the LOC142166830 gene encoding uncharacterized protein LOC142166830, with the protein MAEYEDCIMGFRLDMDMNIHELLVIGDSDQLVHQVLREWATKNTKILPYLHFVQELIKRFMKLEFKHVLRIPNKFADALATLSSMIQHPDKNFIDPISIKVRKQQAYCAYFEEEFE; encoded by the coding sequence atggcagaatacgaggATTGCATCATGGGATTCAGATTGGACATGGACATGAATATTCATGAGTTGCTGGTAATCGGAGATTCAGATCAGCTGGTACATCAAGTACTCAgagaatgggctaccaagaacactaaaatattgCCATACCTACACTTTGTGCaagagttgatcaagaggttcatgaagttagaattcaaacatgttctgaGAATACCGAACAAGTTCGCAGATGCACTAGctaccttgtcttccatgatacaacatccagacaagaattttatTGATCCTATCTCGATAAAGGTTCGTAAACAACAAGCTTATTGTGCTTATTTTGAAGAAGAGTTCGAATGA
- the LOC107824115 gene encoding uncharacterized protein LOC107824115 isoform X1, with amino-acid sequence MAGDDEQRLKIRPCLKSQSSFNNYPKWKHKLRENCYRRVREDRSRLLWKLRFANDQQHKNLIKSSLEVIVSDEIQKFKNSYHSTSLDNSKFSPASDDTIWEYDGLDEAYQGDCEEMLLEMQRIFYEDLRVEETKEQGSTGTWEDEEDEYLACAVFEHMTLNEKGGKEVWCPICKQGELKENCHLIYCTLCGLRLNRDDEINLEVLRNRLAEAHSDHLDKGCRLKPKFCVETRFTLNALYVTCQGCGMFEVVI; translated from the exons ATGGCAGGAGACGATGAACAAAGACTCAAGATTCGCCCTTGTCTTAAATCTCAAAGTTCCTTCAATAATTATCCCAAATGGAAACACAAG CTCAGAGAAAATTGTTACAGAAGGGTCCGAGAAGATCGAAGCCGCCTTCTTTGGAAATTAAGGTTCGCCAACGACCAACAACACAAG AATCTGATCAAGTCATCTCTAGAGGTCATAGTTTCTGATGAAATACAGAAATTTAAGAACTCATATCACAGCACGAGTCTTGATAATTCAAAATTCTCCCCAGCATCTGATGATACTATATGGGAATATGATGGCCTTGATGAAGCTTATCAAGGTGATTGTGAGGAAATGTTGCTCGAAATGCAGAGGATTTTTTATGAAGATCTCAGGGTGGAAGAAACAAAAG AACAAGGTTCTACTGGAActtgggaagatgaagaagacgaGTATTTGGCTTGTGCAGTATTCGAGCACATGACCCTCAACGAGAAG GGTGGCAAAGAGGTTTGGTGTCCCATCTGCAAGCAAGGGGAGTTGAAAGAGAACTGTCATCTTATCTATTGCACTCTTTGTGGACTTAGGCTCAACAGAGATGATGAG ATCAATCTAGAGGTATTACGAAATAGATTGGCTGAAGCTCATTCAGACCATCTTGATAAAGGATGCAGGTTAAAGCCTAAATTTTGTGTTGAAACTAGATTTACTCTGAATGCACTGTACGTTACCTGTCAGGGATGTGGCATGTTTGAGGTTGTAATATAG
- the LOC107824115 gene encoding uncharacterized protein LOC107824115 isoform X2, giving the protein METQAQRKLLQKGPRRSKPPSLEIKNLIKSSLEVIVSDEIQKFKNSYHSTSLDNSKFSPASDDTIWEYDGLDEAYQGDCEEMLLEMQRIFYEDLRVEETKEQGSTGTWEDEEDEYLACAVFEHMTLNEKGGKEVWCPICKQGELKENCHLIYCTLCGLRLNRDDEINLEVLRNRLAEAHSDHLDKGCRLKPKFCVETRFTLNALYVTCQGCGMFEVVI; this is encoded by the exons ATGGAAACACAAG CTCAGAGAAAATTGTTACAGAAGGGTCCGAGAAGATCGAAGCCGCCTTCTTTGGAAATTAAG AATCTGATCAAGTCATCTCTAGAGGTCATAGTTTCTGATGAAATACAGAAATTTAAGAACTCATATCACAGCACGAGTCTTGATAATTCAAAATTCTCCCCAGCATCTGATGATACTATATGGGAATATGATGGCCTTGATGAAGCTTATCAAGGTGATTGTGAGGAAATGTTGCTCGAAATGCAGAGGATTTTTTATGAAGATCTCAGGGTGGAAGAAACAAAAG AACAAGGTTCTACTGGAActtgggaagatgaagaagacgaGTATTTGGCTTGTGCAGTATTCGAGCACATGACCCTCAACGAGAAG GGTGGCAAAGAGGTTTGGTGTCCCATCTGCAAGCAAGGGGAGTTGAAAGAGAACTGTCATCTTATCTATTGCACTCTTTGTGGACTTAGGCTCAACAGAGATGATGAG ATCAATCTAGAGGTATTACGAAATAGATTGGCTGAAGCTCATTCAGACCATCTTGATAAAGGATGCAGGTTAAAGCCTAAATTTTGTGTTGAAACTAGATTTACTCTGAATGCACTGTACGTTACCTGTCAGGGATGTGGCATGTTTGAGGTTGTAATATAG
- the LOC107824114 gene encoding auxilin-related protein 1 → MDELDVLARDFGFRPAGKSAPMRSDAGDRRSSSVRSTTSSPLFDDPDGTLFNDVFGGPPKYTNTTGNSNKSASMNDFNYDSIFKSGNESKSNNNNNDDNMKTSSLPVYDKPVYDEDIFDGLPGVKSKSVSSSTARFEDDVFATMIPPPQRTDHKSHFDDLLGNLGRNEKVAEPKSGKSSGSTEFDDLLAGFGSGSPATSSRSFTESTQPSKPAGNSNRSSSVFDDPFVVLESTSVPANSSPGEFSDPLEEIGKLGKSGTAKTDASSVSGGVFDDLDPLNGFNKPVRPLSPEKKTGGKDRSPSKAGPGRSDAHTSTSRENIGTSSFRSSESHSQKKVRGDQESPLFDMPSEDPLRSFSEAAPPPYADNDLHESNFQVDTSPRSEEQVQSSDDIWLTVSAIPLFTRPTSAPPPSRPPPPIPRRSSKSEASFFASNARRKGDGYSSSPNHNQYSQSPKPVRPAVKSPPVSQLDELEDFARGWPRSSTDENADAFSGEEMNANSVAAASAAAMKEAMDRAEAKFRHAKEVREREYAKSAKSKEDVHLERDEEAINEVQEREFQENQERLENERRQREKEEEERAQRKLERERERARELEKERARQAVERATREARERAAVGARDRAAAEARLKAERAAVEKAAAEARGRAERAAVQRAQAEARERAAAEAKERAEKAAAEAREKEAREKASAVKAEAEARRRAERAAVERAAAEARERAAVEARERVAAAARMNQQRNDNDLESFFSMGRASSAPKTRTSTPDNVFDSQFQTKAGSEGPKSSSGVASSNMRKASSTTSFVDDLSSIFGASASSGDFQDVEGETEERRRARLERHHRTQERAAKALAEKNQRDLQVLRDQEERHRIAETLDFEIKRWAAGKEGNLRALLSTLQYVLWPECGWQPVSLTDLITGASVKKVYRKATLCIHPDKVQQKGATLQQKYIAEKVFDLLKEAWNKFNSEELF, encoded by the exons ATGGATGAGCTCGATGTGTTAGCTCGAGACTTCGGGTTCCGACCAGCAGGAAAATCGGCACCGATGAGATCCGACGCCGGAGATCGACGTTCCTCCTCCGTTCGATCAACGACCTCTTCACCATTGTTTGATGATCCTGATGGTACGTTATTTAACGATGTCTTTGGCGGGCCTCCTAAGTACACAAATACTACTGGCAATAGCAATAAGTCGGCGTCGATGAACGACTTCAATTACGATTCAATTTTCAAGTCGGGGAATGAATCGAAgagcaataacaataacaacgaTGACAACATGAAAACATCATCGTTGCCTGTTTATGACAAGCCAGTATACGACGAGGACATATTTGATGGATTACCGGGAGTAAAGAGTAAATCGGTGTCTTCATCCACGGCGAGATTTGAAGACGATGTTTTTGCTACAATGATTCCGCCGCCTCAGAGGACTGATCATAAGAGTCATTTTGATGATCTGTTGGGGAATTTGGGGAGGAATGAGAAGGTGGCTGAACCGAAGAGTGGCAAGAGCAGTGGTTCCACAGAGTTCGATGATTTACTAGCTGGCTTTGGGAGTGGCAGTCCTGCCACCAGTAGCAG GTCATTTACAGAGTCAACTCAACCCTCCAAACCTGCTGGAAATTCAAATAGAAGCTCTAGTGTGTTTGATGACCCTTTTGTAGTTTTAGAGTCGACCTCGGTACCAGCAAATTCTTCTCCCGGGGAGTTTTCAGATCCACTGGAGGAGATTGGTAAGCTTGGTAAATCTGGAACTGCGAAAACTGATGCTTCATCAGTTAGTGGAGGGGTGTTTGATGATCTAGATCCACTTAATGGTTTTAATAAGCCGGTTCGTCCACTTTCCCCTGAGAAGAAGACTGGAGGTAAGGACAGGAGCCCGTCAAAGGCTGGACCAGGAAGGAGTGATGCACATACCTCTACCTCTAGAGAAAATATTGGGACATCGTCATTTAGATCTTCTGAAAGCCACTCACAGAAAAAGGTTCGTGGGGATCAGGAGTCTCCTCTTTTTGACATGCCTTCAGAAGATCCTCTGAGATCTTTCAGTGAAGCTGCTCCACCTCCATATGCAGATAATGATCTTCATGAATCAAACTTCCAAGTAGATACATCCCCAAGATCAGAGGAACAAGTGCAGTCTTCTGATGATATATGGCTTACTGTATCAGCGATTCCTCTTTTTACACGACCTACAAGTGCTCCACCTCCATCTCGACCACCGCCTCCAATACCACGGCGCAGTTCAAAATCAGAGGCAAGTTTCTTTGCTTCAAATGCAAGAAGGAAGGGTGATGGGTACTCCTCTTCCCCAAATCACAACCAGTATTCTCAGAGTCCTAAGCCTGTCCGTCCTGCAGTTAAAAGCCCTCCAGTCTCACAGTTGGATGAACTTGAGGATTTTGCCAGGGGTTGGCCCAGGAGTAGCACTGATGAAAATGCTGATGCTTTTTCTGGAGAAGAGATGAATGCAAACTCTGTAGCTGCTGCCTCAGCAGCTGCAATGAAGGAGGCTATGGATAGAGCCGAGGCCAAATTTAGACATGCTAAGGAAGTCCGAGAAAGGGAATATGCAAAATCTGCTAAGAGTAAGGAAGATGTACATCTGGAAAGGGATGAAGaagcaataaatgaagtgcaGGAACGAGAGTTTCAAGAAAACCAGGAGAGACTAGAAAATGAGAGGCGACAACGGGAAAAGGAAGAGGAAGAAAGAGCACAAAGGAAGCTTGAGAGAGAAAGGGAGAGAGCGAGGGAGCTTGAAAAAGAAAGGGCTAGGCAAGCGGTAGAAAGGGCTACTAGGGAAGCACGGGAAAGAGCAGCAGTTGGGGCACGTGACAGAGCAGCTGCTGAAGCTCGTTTAAAAGCAGAAAGAGCTGCTGTGGAGAAGGCTGCTGCTGAAGCTCGAGGACGGGCTGAAAGGGCTGCAGTTCAGAGAGCACAAGCAGAAGCTCGCGAAAGAGCTGCAGCAGAAGCTAAAGAAAGAGCTGAAAAGGCAGCTGCAGAAGCAAGGGAAAAAGAAGCGCGTGAAAAAGCTTCTGCTGTGAAGGCTGAGGCTGAGGCACGACGACGGGCGGAACGAGCAGCAGTAGAAAGGGCAGCTGCAGAAGCTCGAGAAAGGGCAGCTGTAGAGGCTCGAGAAAGGGTAGCTGCTGCTGCAAGAATGAACCAACAAAGGAATGATAATGATCTTGAATCCTTTTTTAGTATGGGTAGAGCCAGCAGTGCACCAAAGACGAGAACGAGTACTCCA GACAATGTATTTGATTCGCAATTCCAGACTAAGGCAGGATCTGAAGGGCCAAAATCATCGTCTGGTGTAGCGTCCTCCAACATGAGGAAAGCATCTTCCACTACTAGTTTCGTGGATGatctttcttccatttttggag CTTCTGCATCATCTGGAGATTTCCAAGATGTTGAAGGGGAAACTGAAGAAAGAAGAAGAGCCAGACTTGAACGCCATCATCGTACACAGGAGCGTGCG GCTAAAGCTTTGGCTGAAAAGAATCAGCGTGACCTTCAAGTGCTGAGGGATCAGGAAGAAAGACAT AGAATTGCTGAAACATTAGATTTTGAGATCAAGCGATGGGCTGCTGGAAAAGAGGGAAATCTGCGTGCACTTCTATCGACTTTGCAATAT GTGCTTTGGCCTGAATGTGGTTGGCAGCCTGTGTCCTTGACAGATTTGATTACGGGCGCCTCTGTCAAAAAAGTATATAGAAAAGCAACCCTGTGTATTCATCCTGATAAGGTGCAGCAGAAAGGTGCCACCCTTCAACAAAAATATATTGCCGAGAAGGTTTTTGACCTACTTAAG GAAGCATGGAACAAATTCAATTCTGAGGAACTCTTCTAG